The genomic DNA GTTAATAACGAAAATTATTAAATTCAGGGTTCAAGAAAACTTAAAAAAGCATGGAAAAAATTAAAGTAAGTGCGCAAATTAATTCAGCTATAAAAAAGGTTTGGGAATATTACACCAATCCTAAACATATTGTGAATTGGAATTTTGCATCAGACGATTGGTGTTGCCCAAAATCGACTAACGACCTCAGAGTTGGCGGAAAACAAGTTTCGAGAATGGAGGCTAAAGATGGGAGCTTTGGTTTTGATTTTGAAGTGACTTATAATGAAGTGAAGCCGGAAGAAAAAATAACATACAGCATGGGTTCACAAATAGGTGAAGGCCGACAAGCCGAAGTATCTTTTAATTCTTTAGGAGATAAAACCAAATTGGAAGTAATATTTGATCCGGAAACCGAAAATCCGGCAGAGATGCAAAAAGAAGGTTGGCAATTGATTTTAAACAACTTTAAAAAATACACCGAGAATAACTAAACCTTATTTCCTTTTCTTCTTACTTGCTTTCGCTT from Sphingobacteriaceae bacterium includes the following:
- a CDS encoding SRPBCC family protein, with product MEKIKVSAQINSAIKKVWEYYTNPKHIVNWNFASDDWCCPKSTNDLRVGGKQVSRMEAKDGSFGFDFEVTYNEVKPEEKITYSMGSQIGEGRQAEVSFNSLGDKTKLEVIFDPETENPAEMQKEGWQLILNNFKKYTENN